The Geomonas ferrireducens genome includes a window with the following:
- a CDS encoding efflux RND transporter periplasmic adaptor subunit, with translation MKRIIGAVIVLSVLVTAGFFYFKQPPKVEYKTQKVERGAIASSVSATGTLNAVVTVQVGTQVSGTIAKLYVDFNSQVKKGQPIAQIDPALFNSAVQQARGNALNAEANLAKARVTVADTKRTMARNKELLKEGIVAQSDMDAAQTAYDAAVAGVRAAEAAVLQTRGALKQAETNLNYSTIRSPVDGIVVSRNVDVGQTVAASFQTPTLFTIAQDLTKMQIDTSVDESDISKLKVGQKATFTVDAYSDQQFEGTVVQIRNAPVVTQNVVTYVTVIAVDNKDLKLKPGMTANVSIETERKDNLLKVPAAALRFKPKSGKEKGAKGKTGPGSMTGTGGGSGAGTGPGGKPGGKDRGQTVYLLKEGKAVPVSITTGISDGGMVEVVSGNLKEGDDVIIEQVGQDKKKNGMPMGPRF, from the coding sequence GTGAAAAGAATCATAGGCGCCGTCATAGTCCTTTCCGTTCTGGTAACGGCCGGTTTCTTCTACTTCAAACAGCCTCCCAAGGTCGAGTACAAGACGCAAAAGGTCGAGCGGGGCGCCATCGCCTCATCCGTCTCGGCGACCGGCACACTGAATGCCGTGGTCACCGTCCAGGTCGGTACCCAGGTTTCCGGCACCATCGCGAAGCTTTACGTCGACTTCAACTCGCAGGTGAAAAAAGGGCAGCCGATCGCCCAGATCGACCCGGCGCTCTTCAATTCGGCAGTCCAGCAGGCGCGGGGCAACGCGCTTAACGCAGAGGCCAACCTCGCCAAGGCGCGCGTCACCGTGGCCGATACAAAACGGACCATGGCGCGCAACAAGGAGCTTCTGAAGGAAGGGATCGTTGCCCAGAGCGACATGGACGCCGCACAGACTGCGTATGATGCGGCGGTCGCCGGCGTCAGAGCCGCGGAAGCCGCGGTGCTGCAGACCCGCGGGGCCTTGAAACAGGCTGAAACGAACCTGAATTACTCGACGATAAGGTCGCCGGTGGACGGCATCGTCGTGTCGAGAAACGTCGACGTCGGCCAGACCGTTGCCGCTTCCTTCCAGACGCCGACCCTTTTCACCATCGCGCAGGACCTGACCAAGATGCAGATCGACACGAGTGTCGACGAGTCCGACATCAGCAAGCTTAAGGTGGGGCAGAAGGCTACCTTTACCGTGGACGCCTATTCGGACCAGCAGTTTGAGGGGACGGTGGTGCAGATCCGCAACGCCCCGGTGGTGACGCAGAACGTCGTCACCTACGTGACCGTGATCGCGGTCGATAACAAGGACCTCAAGTTGAAGCCCGGCATGACGGCCAACGTTTCCATCGAGACCGAGAGGAAGGATAACCTGCTCAAGGTCCCGGCTGCAGCGCTCCGCTTCAAGCCCAAATCCGGCAAGGAAAAGGGTGCCAAAGGAAAGACCGGGCCGGGCAGCATGACCGGTACGGGCGGCGGTTCCGGTGCGGGCACCGGCCCCGGAGGAAAACCCGGCGGGAAGGACCGCGGGCAGACCGTTTACCTGCTCAAGGAAGGTAAGGCTGTTCCTGTATCCATAACCACCGGCATCTCGGATGGCGGCATGGTCGAGGTGGTGAGCGGGAACCTGAAGGAAGGGGATGACGTCATCATCGAGCAGGTCGGCCAGGACAAGAAGAAGAACGGCATGCCGATGGGGCCGAGGTTCTAA
- a CDS encoding superoxide dismutase: MAAFTAKDFSELIGMPGFSEALLNNHFTLYQGYVKNSNTLDEQLIQLRKEGKGADPMFAEMKRRFGWEFNGMRLHELYFENLGGNTPINQDGRLAARLHQDFGSFDEWVQDFKSVGAMRGIGWAILYQDVTNGRLLNFWINEHDTGHPAGCVPILVMDVFEHAFMTDYGLKRADYINSFFQNIEWTKAEERMQM, encoded by the coding sequence ATGGCGGCGTTCACGGCGAAGGACTTCTCGGAACTGATAGGCATGCCAGGGTTTAGCGAGGCGCTCCTCAACAACCACTTCACGTTGTACCAGGGTTACGTCAAAAACAGCAACACCCTGGACGAGCAGCTTATCCAGCTGCGCAAGGAAGGCAAGGGAGCCGATCCCATGTTTGCGGAGATGAAGCGGCGTTTCGGCTGGGAATTCAACGGCATGAGGCTGCACGAGCTCTACTTTGAGAACCTGGGCGGGAACACTCCCATCAACCAGGACGGGAGGCTGGCGGCGCGGTTGCACCAGGACTTCGGCAGTTTCGATGAGTGGGTACAGGACTTCAAATCGGTGGGCGCGATGCGCGGCATCGGCTGGGCGATCCTGTATCAGGACGTGACCAACGGCAGGCTTTTGAACTTCTGGATCAACGAACACGACACCGGACATCCCGCCGGCTGCGTCCCCATCCTTGTCATGGACGTATTCGAACACGCCTTCATGACCGACTACGGGCTGAAGCGCGCCGACTACATCAACTCCTTCTTCCAGAACATAGAGTGGACCAAGGCGGAAGAGCGGATGCAGATGTAG
- a CDS encoding lipocalin family protein has translation MKKLSLWLTLLFTGCVGMPDRVEPVHDFKVQNYLGRWYEIARLDHSFERGLTRVSADYSLREDGGLKVVNRGYSEKEKRWKEATGKAYFVKASDLGYLKVSFFGPFYGSYVIFDLDHDNYQYSLVCGPDRGYLWILARTPKMETAIRERLVAKAAALGFDTTKLIYVSQD, from the coding sequence ATGAAAAAATTATCTTTATGGTTGACGCTGCTTTTTACCGGCTGTGTGGGAATGCCGGATCGGGTGGAACCGGTTCATGACTTCAAGGTTCAGAACTACCTTGGCAGGTGGTACGAAATTGCACGGCTGGATCACTCCTTTGAGAGAGGGCTGACCCGGGTTAGCGCGGATTACAGCCTTCGGGAGGACGGTGGTCTGAAGGTCGTCAATAGAGGCTATTCCGAGAAGGAAAAACGGTGGAAAGAAGCCACAGGTAAGGCATATTTCGTTAAGGCTTCGGACCTGGGATATCTGAAGGTTTCCTTCTTCGGGCCCTTTTATGGCTCCTATGTCATATTCGACCTGGACCATGACAACTACCAATATTCCCTTGTCTGCGGGCCTGACAGGGGGTATTTATGGATCCTTGCCAGAACGCCCAAGATGGAAACTGCCATAAGAGAACGTCTGGTGGCAAAGGCCGCCGCATTAGGCTTTGATACGACCAAGTTGATCTACGTTTCCCAGGATTGA
- a CDS encoding DUF1622 domain-containing protein, whose translation MDGFRQLRQDLGRGILLGLEFLVAADIFRNVAVTPTLEGVLVLGVIVIIRTFLSMALQVELEGHWPWQRKPHEAPAS comes from the coding sequence ATTGACGGCTTCAGGCAGTTGCGTCAGGACCTTGGGCGCGGCATCCTTCTCGGTTTGGAATTTCTGGTCGCTGCCGACATATTCCGCAACGTGGCCGTGACGCCCACGTTGGAAGGAGTGCTAGTGCTGGGCGTTATCGTCATCATCCGTACCTTTTTGAGTATGGCTTTGCAAGTCGAACTTGAAGGACATTGGCCTTGGCAGCGGAAGCCACATGAAGCCCCAGCGAGCTGA
- a CDS encoding potassium channel family protein: MDSFIVTFWGRIFSTLKWVSPFQLIFSYLPSRFKTHGFVDVWVLLNLLFSIITVFLSTRFHESICVKILLIYAWLRVLEIVVYQTNVLFFDGYGKANTSSPYRLRSYRRIVILSLHNYTEIIFWFAAAYSYFRNQFGLYASKLGSFIGATYYSLVTMATLGYGDISPDNDYGRCIVLLHVAVAVFMTILILARLVSYLPMPQTMDEDEINKSST, from the coding sequence ATGGATTCGTTCATAGTCACATTTTGGGGAAGAATTTTTAGTACCTTAAAATGGGTTTCGCCATTTCAATTAATATTTTCATATCTTCCATCACGATTTAAAACTCATGGTTTTGTAGATGTATGGGTGTTACTGAATCTTTTGTTTTCAATAATCACAGTTTTTCTCTCCACAAGATTCCATGAATCAATTTGTGTAAAAATATTACTCATTTATGCATGGCTGAGAGTTTTAGAGATCGTAGTTTATCAAACAAATGTACTGTTCTTTGATGGGTATGGGAAAGCTAATACATCATCACCTTATCGTTTGCGCAGTTACAGGAGAATTGTAATTTTATCGCTTCATAATTATACAGAAATTATATTCTGGTTCGCTGCGGCATATTCATATTTTAGGAATCAGTTTGGCTTATATGCGTCTAAGCTTGGTAGCTTTATTGGTGCTACTTACTATAGTTTAGTTACCATGGCCACACTAGGATATGGAGATATCTCTCCAGATAATGATTACGGTAGATGTATTGTCTTGTTACATGTAGCTGTTGCGGTATTTATGACGATATTGATATTGGCAAGGCTTGTATCTTATTTGCCTATGCCGCAAACAATGGATGAAGATGAAATTAACAAGAGTTCAACATAA